The Pseudomonas baetica genome includes a region encoding these proteins:
- the nuoN gene encoding NADH-quinone oxidoreductase subunit NuoN, protein MEFTIQHFIALAPLLITSLTIIVVMLAIAWRRNHSQTFLISVAGLNLALLSILPALKVAPLAVTPLLQIDAFACLYMALILVATLACVTLAHAYLGDGGSGYPGNREELYLLILMAAAGGLVLVSAQHLAGLFIGLELLSVPVYGLVAYAFFNKRSLEAGIKYMVLSAAGSAFLLFGMALLYADAGSLSFVGIGQALAATGLPSPLAQLGLGMMLIGLAFKLSLVPFHLWTPDVYEGAPAPVAAFLATASKVAVFAVMVRLFQISPAASSGVLSDVLSVIAVASILFGNLLALTQSNLKRLLGYSSIAHFGYLLIALVASKGLAVEAIGVYLVTYVITSLGAFGVITLMSSPYNGRDADALYEYRGLFWRRPYLTAVLTVMMLSLAGIPLTAGFIGKFYIIATGVESHQWWLVGSLVLGSAIGVFYYLRVMVTLYLIEPNLRRHDAELHWEQKAGGVMLLAIALVAFFLGVYPQPLLTLVQQAGLAG, encoded by the coding sequence ATGGAATTCACGATTCAACACTTTATTGCGCTTGCGCCACTGTTGATCACCAGCCTCACCATTATCGTGGTGATGCTGGCAATCGCCTGGCGCCGCAATCACTCGCAGACCTTCCTGATCTCGGTCGCCGGTCTGAACCTGGCCTTGCTGTCGATCCTGCCTGCCTTGAAAGTCGCGCCTCTGGCCGTGACCCCATTGCTGCAGATCGATGCGTTCGCCTGCCTGTACATGGCGCTGATCCTGGTCGCCACCCTCGCTTGCGTCACCCTCGCCCACGCCTATCTGGGCGATGGCGGCTCGGGTTACCCGGGCAACCGTGAAGAACTGTACCTGCTGATCCTGATGGCCGCCGCCGGTGGTCTGGTTCTGGTCAGCGCGCAGCACCTGGCCGGGTTGTTCATCGGTCTGGAACTGCTCTCGGTGCCGGTCTACGGTCTGGTGGCTTACGCCTTCTTCAACAAGCGCTCGCTGGAAGCCGGCATCAAATACATGGTGCTGTCGGCCGCCGGTTCCGCGTTCCTGCTGTTCGGTATGGCGCTGCTGTACGCAGACGCCGGTTCGCTGAGCTTCGTCGGTATCGGTCAGGCCCTGGCCGCGACCGGTCTGCCTAGCCCGCTGGCACAACTGGGCCTGGGCATGATGCTGATCGGTCTGGCGTTCAAGCTTTCGCTGGTACCGTTTCACCTGTGGACGCCGGACGTTTACGAAGGTGCTCCGGCACCGGTCGCTGCGTTCCTTGCGACTGCGTCCAAGGTTGCCGTGTTTGCGGTGATGGTGCGTCTGTTCCAGATCTCCCCTGCCGCGAGCAGTGGCGTACTGAGCGACGTGCTGAGCGTGATCGCCGTCGCTTCGATCCTGTTCGGTAACCTGCTGGCCCTGACCCAGAGCAACCTCAAGCGTCTGCTCGGTTACTCGTCCATCGCGCACTTCGGCTACCTGCTGATTGCACTGGTGGCGAGCAAGGGTCTGGCGGTGGAAGCCATCGGCGTGTACCTGGTCACCTACGTGATCACCAGCCTCGGCGCGTTCGGCGTGATCACCCTGATGTCCTCGCCGTACAACGGCCGTGACGCCGACGCGCTGTACGAGTACCGCGGCCTGTTCTGGCGCCGTCCGTACCTGACCGCCGTACTGACCGTGATGATGCTGTCCCTGGCCGGTATCCCGCTGACCGCGGGCTTCATCGGCAAGTTCTACATCATCGCCACCGGTGTCGAATCGCACCAATGGTGGCTGGTGGGTTCGCTGGTACTGGGCAGCGCCATCGGCGTCTTCTACTACCTGCGCGTGATGGTCACCCTGTACCTGATCGAGCCGAACCTGCGTCGCCACGATGCCGAGTTGCACTGGGAA
- the nuoM gene encoding NADH-quinone oxidoreductase subunit M, with protein MILPWLILIPFIGGLLCWMGERFGATLPRWIALITMSLLLAIGLWLWATGNYSFAPAPGADPTWALEFKHIWIARFGISVHLALDGLSLLMILLTGLLGILSVLCSWKEIQRHVGFFHLNLMWILGGVVGVFLALDLFMFFFFWEMMLVPMYFLIALWGHSSSDGKKTRIYAATKFFIFTQASGLIMLVAILGLVLVNFNNTGVITFNYADLLKTKMSMTTEYILMLGFFIAFAVKLPVVPFHSWLPDAHAQAPTAGSVDLAGILLKTAAYGLLRFALPLFPNASAEFAPIAMTLGLIGIFYGAFLAFAQTDIKRLIAFSSVSHMGFVLIGIYSGSQLALQGAVIQMLAHGVSAAALFILSGQLYERLHTRDMREMGGLWSRIAYLPAISLFFAAASLGLPGTGNFVGEFLILIGSFASWPWITAIATSGLVFGSVYSLIMIHRAYFGPSKSDSILHGMDARELIMVLGLAVLLIYIGVYPQPFLDTSAATMHGVQQWLGTAFTQLASAR; from the coding sequence ATGATTCTGCCTTGGCTAATCCTGATCCCCTTCATCGGCGGCCTGCTGTGCTGGATGGGTGAGCGCTTCGGCGCTACCCTGCCCCGCTGGATTGCGCTGATCACCATGTCCCTGTTGCTCGCGATCGGCCTCTGGCTGTGGGCAACCGGCAACTATTCATTTGCCCCGGCGCCTGGCGCCGATCCGACCTGGGCGCTTGAGTTCAAGCACATCTGGATCGCGCGTTTCGGCATCAGCGTGCACCTGGCCCTCGACGGCCTGTCGCTGTTGATGATCCTGCTGACCGGTCTGCTGGGTATCCTCTCGGTACTCTGCTCGTGGAAAGAGATTCAACGTCACGTTGGCTTCTTCCACCTGAACCTGATGTGGATCCTGGGCGGTGTTGTCGGCGTGTTCCTCGCCCTCGACCTGTTCATGTTCTTCTTCTTCTGGGAAATGATGCTGGTGCCGATGTACTTCCTCATCGCGCTCTGGGGTCACAGTTCTTCGGACGGCAAGAAAACCCGGATCTACGCAGCAACCAAGTTCTTCATCTTCACTCAGGCTTCCGGCCTGATCATGCTGGTGGCGATCCTCGGTCTGGTACTGGTCAACTTCAACAACACTGGCGTGATTACCTTCAACTACGCCGACCTGTTGAAAACCAAGATGTCGATGACCACCGAGTACATCCTGATGCTCGGCTTCTTCATCGCCTTCGCGGTCAAGCTGCCGGTTGTACCGTTCCACTCCTGGTTGCCTGATGCGCACGCCCAGGCGCCGACCGCAGGTTCCGTCGACCTCGCCGGTATCTTGCTGAAAACCGCGGCTTACGGCCTGCTGCGTTTCGCCCTGCCGCTGTTCCCGAATGCCTCGGCCGAGTTCGCGCCGATCGCCATGACCCTCGGTCTGATCGGGATCTTCTACGGTGCGTTCCTGGCGTTCGCGCAAACCGACATCAAGCGTCTGATCGCCTTCTCTTCCGTTTCCCACATGGGCTTCGTGTTGATCGGCATCTACTCCGGCAGCCAACTGGCCCTGCAAGGTGCAGTGATCCAGATGCTGGCGCACGGTGTTTCGGCAGCCGCACTGTTTATCCTCAGCGGTCAGTTGTACGAGCGTCTGCACACTCGTGACATGCGTGAGATGGGCGGTCTGTGGTCGCGTATTGCTTACCTGCCGGCGATCAGCCTGTTCTTTGCAGCCGCGTCGTTGGGCTTGCCGGGCACGGGTAACTTTGTCGGTGAGTTCCTGATCCTGATCGGTTCTTTCGCGAGCTGGCCTTGGATCACTGCGATTGCCACTTCCGGTCTGGTGTTCGGTTCGGTCTACTCGCTGATCATGATCCACCGTGCGTACTTCGGTCCGTCGAAATCGGATTCGATTCTGCACGGTATGGACGCTCGCGAACTGATCATGGTGTTGGGCCTTGCGGTGTTGCTGATCTACATCGGCGTGTACCCGCAACCGTTCCTCGACACTTCTGCCGCCACGATGCATGGCGTACAGCAGTGGCTCGGCACCGCCTTCACTCAACTCGCTTCGGCCCGGTAA
- the nuoL gene encoding NADH-quinone oxidoreductase subunit L, protein MNLIFLTFVFPLIGFLLLSFSRGRWSENLSALIGVGSIGLSAIVTAYVIWQFNVAPPEGGHYTLVLWQWMAVEGFKPDFALYVDGLSITMLGVVVGVGFLIHLFASWYMRGEAGYSRFFSYTNLFIASMLFLVLGDNLLFLYFGWEGVGLCSYLLIGFYYSNRNNGNAALKAFIVTRIGDVFMAIGLFILFQQVGTLNIQELLVLAPQKFQVGDFWITLATLMLLGGAVGKSAQLPLQTWLADAMAGPTPVSALIHAATMVTAGVYLIARTHGLFTLAPDILHLVGIVGGVTLVLAGFAALVQTDIKRILAYSTMSQIGYMFLALGVGAWDGAIFHLMTHAFFKALLFLASGAVIVACHHEQNIFKMGGLWKKLPLAYASFIVGGAALAALPLVTAGFYSKDEILWEAFASGNHGLLYAGLVGAFMTSLYTFRLIFITFHGEAKTEAHAGHGIAHWLPLSVLIVLSTFIGAMIVPPLHGVLPESVGHAGGEAKHSLEIASGAIALAGILLAALLFLGKRRFVTAIANSGVGRFLSAWWFAAWGFDWIYDKLFVKPYLAISHILRKDPLDQTIGLIPRMAKGGHTALSRTETGQLRWYAASMAAGAVLVIGAIVLVAV, encoded by the coding sequence ATGAACCTAATCTTTCTGACTTTCGTATTCCCCCTGATCGGGTTCCTGCTGCTGTCGTTCTCTCGTGGACGCTGGTCGGAAAACCTTTCGGCGCTGATCGGCGTGGGTTCCATTGGCTTGTCGGCGATTGTCACCGCCTACGTCATCTGGCAATTCAACGTCGCGCCTCCCGAAGGCGGTCACTACACCCTGGTGCTGTGGCAGTGGATGGCGGTGGAAGGCTTCAAGCCTGACTTCGCGCTCTACGTCGACGGCCTGTCGATCACCATGCTCGGCGTGGTGGTAGGCGTAGGTTTCCTGATCCACCTGTTCGCCTCCTGGTACATGCGCGGTGAAGCGGGTTACTCGCGCTTCTTCTCGTACACCAACCTGTTTATCGCCAGCATGCTGTTCCTGGTCCTGGGCGATAACCTGTTGTTCCTGTACTTCGGCTGGGAAGGCGTGGGCCTGTGCTCGTACCTGTTGATCGGTTTCTACTACAGCAACCGCAACAACGGTAACGCCGCACTCAAGGCCTTCATCGTGACCCGGATCGGCGACGTGTTCATGGCCATCGGCCTGTTCATCCTGTTCCAGCAAGTGGGCACGCTGAACATCCAGGAACTGCTGGTGCTGGCACCGCAGAAATTCCAGGTCGGCGACTTCTGGATCACCCTGGCGACTCTGATGCTGCTGGGCGGTGCGGTCGGTAAATCGGCGCAACTGCCGCTGCAAACCTGGCTCGCGGACGCGATGGCCGGTCCTACCCCGGTTTCGGCACTGATCCACGCCGCGACCATGGTGACCGCAGGTGTTTACCTGATCGCGCGTACCCACGGTTTGTTCACCCTGGCGCCGGACATCCTGCACCTGGTCGGCATCGTTGGTGGTGTGACGCTGGTACTCGCCGGTTTCGCCGCTCTGGTTCAAACCGACATCAAACGTATCCTCGCCTACTCGACCATGAGCCAGATCGGCTACATGTTCCTGGCGCTGGGCGTTGGCGCATGGGATGGCGCGATCTTCCACCTGATGACCCACGCCTTCTTCAAGGCGCTGCTGTTCCTTGCTTCCGGTGCGGTGATCGTTGCCTGCCACCACGAGCAGAACATCTTCAAGATGGGCGGTCTGTGGAAGAAACTGCCACTGGCCTACGCCAGCTTCATCGTCGGCGGCGCGGCACTGGCTGCTTTGCCATTGGTAACCGCAGGCTTCTACTCCAAGGACGAAATCCTCTGGGAAGCGTTCGCCAGCGGCAACCACGGTCTGCTCTACGCAGGTCTGGTCGGCGCGTTCATGACCTCGCTGTACACCTTCCGCCTGATCTTCATCACGTTCCACGGTGAAGCCAAGACTGAAGCGCACGCCGGTCACGGTATCGCTCACTGGTTGCCGCTGTCGGTGCTGATCGTGCTGTCGACGTTCATCGGCGCCATGATCGTTCCACCGCTGCACGGCGTACTGCCAGAAAGCGTTGGCCATGCCGGTGGCGAAGCCAAGCACAGTCTGGAAATTGCGTCGGGCGCCATCGCCCTGGCCGGTATCCTGCTGGCGGCCCTGCTGTTCCTCGGCAAGCGTCGCTTCGTCACGGCGATTGCCAACAGCGGCGTCGGGCGTTTCCTGTCGGCCTGGTGGTTCGCTGCCTGGGGCTTCGACTGGATCTACGACAAACTGTTCGTCAAGCCGTACCTTGCGATCAGCCACATCCTGCGCAAAGACCCACTCGACCAGACCATCGGTCTGATCCCGCGTATGGCCAAGGGTGGTCACACTGCCCTGAGCCGCACCGAGACCGGTCAACTGCGTTGGTACGCTGCTTCGATGGCTGCTGGTGCCGTGCTGGTTATTGGCGCCATCGTGCTGGTAGCGGTCTGA
- the nuoK gene encoding NADH-quinone oxidoreductase subunit NuoK: MPAIPLEHGLAVAGILFCLGLVGLMVRRNILFVLMSLEVMMNASALAFIVAGARWGQPDGQIMFILVISLAAAEASIGLAILLQLYRRFHTLDIDAASEMRG, encoded by the coding sequence ATGCCTGCTATCCCTCTCGAACATGGTTTAGCCGTCGCCGGCATCCTGTTCTGCCTTGGTCTGGTCGGCCTGATGGTCCGCCGCAACATTTTGTTCGTGTTGATGAGTCTGGAAGTGATGATGAACGCCTCTGCACTGGCCTTCATCGTTGCGGGCGCCCGTTGGGGCCAGCCGGATGGACAGATCATGTTCATCCTGGTGATCAGCCTTGCAGCTGCCGAGGCCAGTATTGGTCTGGCGATCCTGCTGCAACTGTATCGCCGCTTCCACACGCTCGATATCGACGCTGCCAGTGAGATGCGCGGATGA
- the nuoJ gene encoding NADH-quinone oxidoreductase subunit J, with product MEFAFYFASGIAVVATLRVVTNTNPVHALLYLIISLIAVAMTFFALGAPFAGVLEVIAYAGAIMVLFVFVVMMLNLGPAAVQQERAWLKPGIWAGPVILAALLLAELLYVLFAHQSGQAIGHTTVDAKAVGISLFGPYLLVVELASMLLLAAAVTAFHLGRNEAKE from the coding sequence ATGGAATTCGCTTTCTATTTCGCATCGGGTATCGCGGTTGTGGCCACGCTTCGCGTGGTCACCAACACCAACCCTGTGCACGCCCTGCTCTACCTGATCATCTCGTTGATCGCCGTGGCCATGACCTTCTTCGCACTCGGCGCGCCGTTCGCCGGTGTGCTGGAAGTGATCGCCTACGCCGGCGCCATCATGGTGCTGTTTGTGTTCGTGGTGATGATGCTGAACCTCGGCCCCGCCGCAGTTCAGCAAGAACGCGCCTGGCTCAAGCCCGGCATCTGGGCAGGGCCGGTGATTCTTGCCGCGCTGCTGCTGGCCGAACTGCTGTATGTGCTGTTCGCTCACCAGAGCGGTCAGGCCATCGGCCACACCACCGTAGACGCGAAAGCCGTGGGCATCAGCCTGTTCGGCCCATATCTGCTGGTGGTCGAACTCGCCTCGATGCTGCTGCTCGCTGCAGCCGTCACGGCGTTCCATTTGGGCCGCAACGAGGCGAAGGAGTAA